A genomic segment from uncultured Erythrobacter sp. encodes:
- a CDS encoding YaiI/YqxD family protein, with amino-acid sequence MSPVTILIDADACPVKDEIYRVALRFRAEVRVVSNAPFRIPDSPRVTRVVVSDSFDAADDWIAEAADARSLVVTADILLAERCLKAGARVLKHNGEEFTAASIGGAIATRAIMADLRAGMDGVGGGPAPFSKADRSRFLQALDRVLVGMG; translated from the coding sequence ATGTCACCCGTCACCATTCTGATCGACGCCGACGCCTGCCCGGTGAAGGACGAGATCTACCGCGTCGCCCTGCGCTTCCGCGCCGAGGTGCGCGTGGTCAGCAACGCCCCGTTCCGCATTCCCGATAGCCCGCGGGTGACGCGCGTGGTGGTGTCGGACAGCTTTGACGCGGCGGACGACTGGATCGCCGAGGCAGCGGATGCGCGTTCGCTGGTAGTGACCGCCGACATATTGCTCGCCGAACGCTGCCTGAAAGCCGGCGCGCGGGTGCTGAAACACAACGGCGAGGAATTTACCGCCGCCAGCATCGGCGGAGCCATCGCGACCCGCGCGATCATGGCGGATTTGCGCGCCGGGATGGACGGGGTCGGCGGCGGGCCAGCGCCGTTCAGCAAGGCGGATCGCTCGCGGTTTTTGCAGGCGCTGGACCGGGTGTTGGTGGGGATGGGGTGA